In one window of Zingiber officinale cultivar Zhangliang chromosome 11A, Zo_v1.1, whole genome shotgun sequence DNA:
- the LOC122031253 gene encoding ribosomal RNA small subunit methyltransferase H-like → MDMDASIHDQARARIEKLLAVDSRGSKLKTYTHVRNFKYIKSVLGGVDENLLDVGVNDILMDLGISSIQVDDSTRGFSVQGDGPLDMRMNPQASLTAEEILNSWPAAEVGKVLREYGEESNWQFIQNQIVEARAQGGLHTTDELVHLVRRASSKSGGKADSLGKNVLEALKEMIPSRDEEIKLKQYK, encoded by the exons ATGGATATGGATGCTTCAATCCATGACCAGGCCCGGGCTCGGATAGAGAAGCTCTTGGCCGTGGATTCGCGCGGCAGCAAGTTGAAAACTTACACTCATGTCAGAAACTTCAAGTACATCAAGTCGGTGCTTGGCGGCGTCGATGAGAACCTGCTTGATGTTGGGGTGAACGACATCTTGATGGACCTTGGAATCTCATCCATACAG GTGGATGACTCTACAAGGGGATTTAGTGTGCAAGGTGATGGACCTTTAGATATGCGCATGAATCCTCAG GCAAGTTTGACAGCTGAAGAGATATTGAATTCTTGGCCTGCTGCGGAAGTGGGAAAGGTACTACGTGAATATGGAGAAGAAAGCAATTGGCAATTTATTCAGAATCAAATTGTTGAAGCTCGTGCACAAGGGGGATTGCATACTACAGATGAACTTGTGCATCTTGTGAGAAGAGCATCATCCAAGTCAGGAG GTAAAGCTGATAGTTTGGGGAAAAATGTTTTGGAGGCGCTTAAGGAAATGATTCCAAGCAGAGATGAAGAGATCAAATTGAAACAATATAAATAG